The DNA segment GTTGTAACATAGTTCTAGTCTTCGTTATGGGTCAAGTATGGATAACTTGACACTAGTTGTTTTACTCTGATAACTTTTGATAAACAatgttgtaatataattttacacTTGTTGTCCCTTATCGTGATGAACGTATGTAAAAGTACATGTGTGATCCTAGCAAGCATGTATCGGGAATACCAAAATTGCGTTTGTTTTAAACAAATGATAGTGCAAAGGGTGGTTTAGATGTGTATCGGCACATGGCATGCCGGTTATCAGGcttgtgctagctctcatctttatAGCCTATCGTCCTGTTCGATTAAGCCGAGTGCAATTTGAGCGGCTCTCACAAGTAAATCCAACTCTTACCCTTGGTGGTATACAACAATTATAACTTGTGCCATTACATAGATTGGGCTGAATTTTTACATGGGCCTATTCCTGGGCTATTGGGCTATCCCCCAATAGAGTGTGTTTGGGCCTACAACATACTTGAGATTTGTCAAACTTATCTTGTAGTTTAAACAATGTATCCCATAACTTAGAGCAACTCGATTGCTTTTGATGAGCATATATCATCGAGTGGTGAGGCAAGAAAAACCTTTGGAGACTTCTTCCACGAACGACTCGGATTAGGCTTTATTATGGATTCGAGTGTTACAAACACGTTGGATTGTGTGTACTTGGGTTAAGATGTATTGTTACTTTGAGTGTTACAAACGCGTTTGTTTGTATGTACTCAGGAAGGTGTCTAGCCTGGCATCGAATCCTTGCAGTTTTGGTCGTAAGGCTTATTTGAACTAACCACCTGAAGGTAGACGTCATCAAGCAACATAGCGAAGCCCTTTTTTAAAAGGCGGTCTTTTTTAAAATTGCTCTATGTATGATATACTTTCACGTAGCCCTGACTATCTGACTATATGACGGATGTATCAGTCAGGCAGTCAGTTTTTTTTAGGAgagaaattttatttccttagcCCCCGACTATCCGATTGAAGTAGAACATTTTTATCATATAGTCAGAAGTTAGAGTGGATGTAAAAGTCACAAATTACATTCCTACCTTCATTCGTACTTAGAATGTTAAAAGTTCATCGAACAGATGAAGATCTACCGGAACCAAAAGTCGGTCATTTAGTCtcaagagaagaaaataaaatagcaCATTGTTTCCAGGGAACGTCTTGACTCTATTACTTTGACAGAAAAATTAAAATACACCTCACCTAACTTACTCGCTTACTAAAAATAAGACTGGCCGAGTGGGTCAGCATCCTGCGAGCTGACGAGCATGAGTTCTAGTTCGGGCCCAGCACAATGCTGATTCTGGTGAGCCGACTAAGCAGGATCTCGATGAACCACCTTGATCTCTTTGCCATATTTAGGAGTAACTTTGGGCTTTGAGGGTTTAGTCTCTCCCTCCACGGAATTGACTTCATGGAGAGGTATTCGTTATGCCAGCTCGAGGCTTTTCCCATTACACTTTAACGCCATATGTCTGTCACGAATGACCCCCTTGGGACGTTGAAGCttcaggggctggtcgaccaaAAATAGCATTATACGCCGTTTCAAATTCAGCTACATCGAACTAGATTTTCTCCATTCAGAAATCCTCTGCGTTCCCTAAAGTGACATGTAGCGAAACTTGCCCAGCAGTTTAGACAAAGAACCCTGTATGGTGCCATGGAAGGCGTACTTCACTGTAACAACCCAATTTCTAAAATCCAAATGAAataagaattatttttataaagaaaataaaaacttttgcaaagtcaaaataaaccctaaacatgtatatatgcatatatgtttgTATATTCATATGAaggtatgtatatacatgtataagtctatatatgtatgaagggatatgttttatttttatgagaatatataagtatatatgtcGACGATTAGTGAACCGTCAATCTTACGAATTTATAGAAAAGATGGGGGATGTctcgagtagacgaatcaatAGAATACATAggggggttttagacaggttcgggtctctcTTAGGATAATACCTCTATATCTTATTTGTGTTGTATTAATCTACGGGACTGCTACAACGGGGTGCAGGACTAACCTAGATAAATCTAACCTAGTCGAGCAACTTCTAATAATTTGTAGTCTTCTGTCACTTGTTGGCTCTTGTCCTCCACAGGGTCCCTAggctatgtatatataggagcgTATGTCTTATGTAgtctttcttctcatttttagagataaacttctctgTTTACATGATACCTTGGGTACCTACGGGCAGTTTTCATTCATCCAAAGATCTCCTTCCCGACGATAGAAATATGCCCCAAGAACTATAAGAAACCCTAGGGTATTcagatatatatttataaataaacgATTGCTTgttgattccttatgtgaagTAAAATGTGTGTAGAGTATatgttgtatatgtatatatacatgtatatacaagagaatacaaataaatagaatagaaagaaaaaggaaaaggaataagaaaaaaagaaaggatagTCTGGGCTGAAATCCCCGAGAAGCCCACctcttccctccctctcttgtTGGCCTGCCAGCCCGACCCAGCTCTgtatctctctctcacacactctgGCCCGAACAACCtgtcatctctctctcttcttccctgTTTCCATCTGACAATAGTCATGACTAAGGTGACCACGCGAAGGAGATGTCGTGCCCGAGACAGAGATCAGATAGTGATCGCCAAAATGGATTCATATGAGCCTCTAGAAGCTTTGGCCCGCACCGAAATCTACAGAGCCAGAGCTGATCACAGGATAGCCTCAATATCAAATCCGCTGGCCGCACGGGAGCTCATTGAAATTCGCACAATTTTTAAAGAGATAAGCTATGAGCTCAAAGTGAAAAGATTTCAGGAGCTATATGCGACCTTCTGCCCAGATAAACGCCAGTTGAGCTCATTTGAATAGTGAGATAGAGCTCGGATCGCCTCCACCACCGCATGTCAAAATTGAGTCGATTCCAAGCCCACATACCCTCCCTTGTATATATGTGTAGCCCCAGCGTTGCAAACCTTTTGCCCAACTCGCTGAGCCAAAattgccaccgccaccgccaccccaTCTTTGACGAGCTCAGAAGCTTGAATCACGCCGCCATCCAAACCATTGGAGCCGAGGACGATAAGTGTCAGCCATCCTATCTTGTTTGAGCGATCACGATTAGATCTAACATACCAGTTCAATGAGGTGTGATCTCGGCCATTGGATCTTGGTTTGATGGTTGCAATTTAATGTAGTTGACAGCGTCGTTAGCTGACCGTGACACCGTCCTTACCCACGTCAACCGTCCTAGTCAGTGTGTCGTGTCAGCCTCTGAGCACATGTGGCAGCACCACTTCGGATGTGTGTGCACACATGTCATGCCCAGTCAgcaattgtttttctttttatttggttttaagTACTGCTGATGCCACAAATCATATATATTGCTCAATAATTAGTTtaccagtacaaaaataattctaaaaataggactaaaatggaaaaataatttttatattgttttaataatttaattttattctattttatgttttatatagttttataattcaaataaatgctaaaaattctagaaaaatcctagaaatcccagaaaatcatagatgactccagaaaaattctagaaaaattctagcaacataatttcatctatagataatctttttggtcTTGTTTTAATCTTTCACAAGCCATAAACTGTACCTCCgatttgacccgttctttcacCGCATTTTCTGGAAGAGTGTGGTCTTGTATGTAATGATGTTTGTTGTATCATATTTGGTTCTCTTTAGatattggtgtttatgtgttgtctTTTTGCTTATATTTGTGAGTAGACACTACTGTTTGAGGAGTTTAAAGGACTATAGAATCAAGACTTTGAAAACCCAAGTGAGTagagtgaaggcaagttgtgtgtttgaacatatttattttggtttttaaaatattttattttacaaacatgcatactAATAATTCTGTCAGGAATCCTAAGAGTTAGATTTTACTCTAGTTTTTCCTTACTATCCTTGTTACCAGAGTTATGGTTTTGGATTATGAAatggtagatgatgcttagctttgctttgggatagtgatcatgataattgctCTAAAAACATggtaatggtcctatgcaacaatgataaaagatgatggtataatttttgtagcaacatgatataGAGATTTAAGAAAAAGTTGATGAGACTGGTACTGGTTGTACAATTAGGATGTGATAGctttgctcaaatctaaggaccagttcatggagTGATTTTTTCATgcaaacagtacaaccacaagcctagaatGGAACGAGTCTtgccaattaatttgcatactctcagTATTGTGTAAACCATCCAGTCGTATGGAATAGAAGGTTGTACTTCCACGGTGTTCCATTGGCGCAAGATGTGGCTTTTGTTGGTGAGGTGTATTCACGCGATGGTGCACGTgttgagaggggcattgtaaaggatTTATAGTGGTCAACTCAGtgcacacctcgaaagtgtgtaaaGTACTGACGGGTATCAGCAACAGAGTatgatcatgacttgtgggtaaagtatgcACCTCTGCAGAGTCTAAAACTAGTTAATTAGCCATACTCATGGTTACAAGTGGCAAGAAAAACATCACATGATTAGACCATGATGGTATAGTCAGTTTGATCAATCATGGTGGTGAAAACTACTATTGATgtgtgttcaaccttggtggtagaaACTTTGGTTGAGCTAAGATGGTTGGAATATTGAGGTGGATGTTTACTTACAGATATTTACTTAATCAtttattgcttttcaaatgtttttacttaaatattattttatacaAAAGAGTCGTATTACCATATTATTgttaagccttcatatgcatattatacCTCACAACTTGCTAATAcgacatgtgctcactcttgcaaatgttggttaagtcaagatgacgACGTCAAAGAAGGTTAGGATAGTGTAGTGTGCAGGTGATATGATAAATATAGTTAACATGTACTGatcttcttttatgtataatgAAAAGACAAGTTCTTAAATTAAATTCTCTTGTGTGTTTAAATCATTGTTGTGTTTAAATTTGTAAGTGGATATATGATTCGATTTCACATTTGTCCAAATTTGATTGTGTTTAATTTCAAAGGAATGTATATTCTGGGAACCTAACAGGAGACACAAGCTAGTTTAGTTGGTAGAAGAATTGGGTCAAAGGCATGATGTGGTGAGTTTGAGGCCCGGGTGACACACTAGCAAAAATGGTGATGAAATGGGGATAAAAAATAGTGGATTTAGCATCGGTCTCACCATTTGATTTAAATCTTAGCATCTAAATGGATTTGTTAATGCAAAGTTGACTTTTTAATATTAAATTATCAGGTCATGAAAAAAGATTGAATTCAGAAGGTAAAATATTCATAATCCAAAATGTCAAGTATTCTCATACCTGCCTGTGAAGGTTAGTTGGCTTGTCGTCCATGTTCTTCTGTAGCTCGTTCTGATCTTGCCATGATCAGAGCAAGCACGCGTTTGGCAGGAAACATACAACGCAGAGCGTATGTATACCCGGAGACTACCGTGTGAGGTAAAGTTTTCCAAATATTGTTCAAAATAGCCTGATGTAAAAACAGCTAACAACTTCTAGTTTTTACCTAATGATAACTGATTCATGCACAAGCTTGAATTTTTCACATACCCTCTAGCCAAACCACCAAGAGTAGAATTATAACTTTGCCGTATTCAAGCTTGCACATCAAAAACAAAATggattattttcataaaaataatCTGAAAACTGGGACCGCGAGTGGACATAACTGTCGAATTTTTGTAGTACgactaaagaaaaataagaCCAAACACCCGTAAATGATACAGTTTTACACTACCTCATTCGTTCGATGTCATCCCCTACATCGACCCCATGCAAGGCAAGAAAAGTTCATGGTGACTAGCCGGTGAATGTCACGCAGCTTTACAACTTATGCCTGTTTGGACGTCATAGTTTCCTAAAGTTATGGTATTAAAAcactaaagttttagaaatcaGAGCCACTTAATACCTAGGTTTAGAAAAAAGAGGCCGGAGTGAAATTTACAGAACTCCAAAGTAACCACAATTTTAGCAATACGATGGctttcaaaactagatattTGTTGCATCCAAACACCTCCTAGATTTCTATAACCAAAGTATTTTATAGAATCTAAGTGCTTTTGCACGTATCTCCGTTCAAACATACAAATTttattcataaatacatgtcattttgTGATTTTGAGGTAACTTCACCCATTTTGATATATATACCTTTCGTTTTTTAATTGATCCATTTATATTACTGATGCCATTTACTTCTATGAACATGACACATTCCAACATCAATAACTAATCTAACAAATGCTTACATTGCCAGAGCAGTTAATTTGTTTGAAATGGCATGTTTACAGACATAAATACGGCTAAATCATCTTCAACACTAACAAAAAGAAAACTACAGATAAAATACCAGCAGATGCAGAATCGTAGCCCTACCTAGAATTTTGATCTAGTTCCCTCACCTATCTTGCTCTTACCTGGAGTTCAGATCAAGCTCCCTTGATCTACGCCAGTCCTCTTGCTCGTCAGAGTTCCCATTCTCTGGTTCGTTCTCATCATTTAGAAAATCCTCAGATGGATCCTCATCATCCCTTTGAGCATTTGCCCAGCCATCTTCACCCTGTTCTTGCGCCATGCCATGGCTCGGGCCATCCTCCCCTTGTGAAGCAGCAGCACTGGCCCTGATAGGACCATGATTAATCATGTCAGAGTGTGCTTGGGCCTCAGCACAAGCATGCTTGGCCATTGCTATACGCATCTTAGATTCGGCAGCCTCACGACCTGCTTTCTCCATTTCTGCTCTTAGTTCCATCGTAGCTTGCTTTTCCTCCTGTAATAAAGCTTGCTCCAGCATGAGCCGCTCCTCCGATCTGAACTCACCGATGGCCCTTTTCTTGGTCATTATATTATATGCCAACACTTGCTTCTCAAAAGTAGTTGTAAACTCAGCAATCTTCACCAGAATGTTATGATCCCATTGCTGCAGGCGAGAAGGGATCTGACCAGTTGTATCACTGTCAAGGATTCTGTCATCTTCTTCAGCCTCATAGTCGGCAACAACGTGGTAAGGCAATAATCTAATTTTGACAGAAATGGAATAGATGATATGAGTAAATTCAGATATGGAAGTTAATGCATGAAGAGATCAAACAATCCACAAAGGCTAGATTGTAATCGCACATTTTGTTCTAATAAATTGCAACATGTATGTAAAATATGAGGAATCATGTCTATTTAGAATCTACCCTTAAACGTATAATAATTAAAAGGTGGTATGGGAAAACATTATTCTATATTAAGGGCTCAAGACACAAATGATAATGCATTGACTCCATAGCTCGTATGTGCTTTAAACAAAGAATTGATACATACAGAATTAAATAAGTGTGTATTATACAATTATTCCATCACGTACCCAGCACATCATGCTTATTAACATGTAGCAGCACAGTTTATTACCACTGCGTACTTTGCCAATGTTTCTGTGATTCCAAGGATGCAGCACAAGACATAAAACAATCTCTTCACATAAATAACATCACTTCCCCCACCTCGTTAAAATCGTATTTCCTTCAAAAACCAAAAGGATTGTGTTAACAGAAATTTAAATTGTTGGGTTATTCAGGAGATTCAGTtttaactatatatttttttatataagtcTAAAAACTTTTGCAAACTAACTTTTTGTATAATGAAAATGCTGCAAACTATTATTTCGATCACAGTTTTTGAAATTCCATTCTACTGAAACTGACAATGAAGTCATACGTAAGGTATGGTGCAAGATCCTGCAGGCAAGATTGCAAGTGTAAGATGGAAGATTTTTGCTCGCACCAGCAATTCTTAAAATTAACAATTATTTGATTGTATGCACTGCACATAGTTTAATGCTTTATACAGCTAAATATCTTGTGATAATGTACAGTATTCCATTTTCATGGAATATAATGAGCATTCAGCAAGTTCACTAGGAGAGAACGGCTCGTGACACAGTTTTGGGTCCATGAATATAATTTATGTTAAGCTAGATAGTTGGACATCACTTGAGAACCTGGGATTCAGCCCCTTGATGAGAAATTTTAGCAATTTACAATCATACTAAATTACCACATAGTACAGCTCTGCAAATTCtagaattcaaacaaataaaataaatctgCATCATGTGCCAGGTTCATTTACTATCATACTGTTAATAACTGATATCCGATAAAACGTATCTAATATTTGGTTTAGTATATCTTGCTTGGCCCACTCGTATAGCTTGTACAGATATACCTTGCACGTGTTCTTATGTACTGTTTCTTTCTTCACATATAAATCATTTACCTTTCATTCTATCCTACTGCCTCATAAAAATTCCTTTCCTACAGGCTATACCAAGCAAATTTACTGAACATTTCAAAGGCAGGGTACTAAGAAACATCGAACTTCAGACACGTGGTGATCGAATTTTTTATGCCCAAATAACAACAAGTAGGGACACCTTGGTTCTACATTCTGGATGGATGACTTTATCAAGGCCCATGATTTAAACCAGTAGGATGTTCTGGCATTTAATTATTAACAGTGCAATGTGATTTAGAAAAATGACATGGTGCTGTCATCATGCCCCATCCTCGGTCCAGTGTGTATCTCCATGCAAAACTCTTGCATGAGCAAGAGCAATGGGCAACTGCCAGTCCTCCACTTTTACCTCCATAAGATTCTAAGGTGTGGCACATCAGTGACACTCATTAAGTCATGTTACAACACAAGAAGTGTTCTCTCCTTCAAATGCAAAATGGATTATGTTCATTAATAGTATCAGAGCTAAATGTCACTCGGCATCAGGAACCATATTTCATCACTATTCATGGCTGTAAACTATGTCTTCCACGAATAAAATGTGGCGAGACCTAACTCACTGGAGTGGCTCAAGATTAGAGAAGTGGAGAAGAAAACAATGTCTAGAGTGACCGAAAGAATCCCCCTCGGCACCGTGTGCCTATGGTCAGTAtttatattacctttcagaGTGTAAGTGTATAAGTATACCCCTACAAGAGTAAAGATATAAATTATCACTATACAACCGAGACATAGGGCCAACCTAGTACATTGCTTAGGCCCAAATAAATCTTCGGCTTACTCTGATGACATCATCAAACCGTGGTAGTAACAGTGGTGGCACGTGGCTGCCATGCCTGGTTGGTCGCCAATTGCAGCGCCAGCCCTGCCCAGTGTGTCAGACCGATCATTGATTAGACCGATAttaaatgccgatcacttcATGGCAGGCTGATGGCGGCCGATGGGCCCCCTTTCTTGCTGATCTTTTTGGAGGAGGCCAATCACCTCCCCAAGGCTCCAGGAGTCATTGGCCTCCAGGGGTCCACGACTCTGGAGGCATGGGTCTTCGTAGAGAGTCCGAAGCCTAAGGGCTCCAAAGGAACTCCGAAGCCAGGTGGCCCTTGGATCCAAAGAAGCCTAGGGCATCGGGGATCCCACATGGCGACCCCCAACAGCAGCCCCTAGAGAGGGTGGCCAGCGAAATGACCAATCCTACGATTTTTGGAGCAAGGCCTCCAGTGATCCTTGGCTCCACTGCCAGGTGGCCCATGGTCCTCTAGTTTCTTCGAGTAGTTGCAAAGGGCCGGCCCAACGGTTGGGCCAACACCTAATGTCACCTACGAGAGAGGATATTTAATGCAGCCTGTGATTAGTGGTACAATTATACCTTGCCAGACGGTAGTGGGACACGTGCCACATCGGTGTTAGAGGCTCATGAAGAGCGGTTCTGTTTCCGCATGATAGTGGAAGGAAGGACAGGACGTGACATGCGACCGCGCCCCGAGGAGGCAACAATTCCTCGGGTCAATAAAGCAGGAGGCTTGGCTAAACGGTGTCCTTATCTAGCACTCTTGCTCTTTTTCGCCATTGCTCTCGCTCTTGCGCCCACACCCACCGGCCTCAGCACTCCCAGCCTCCATCTCTGGTGAGCCCTCCTTGCAGTAGCACAAGGACATCATGACTCGCTCTGGCACCCGCGACAGAGTTGACTCCCCTCTGAGGGGTCGTGCATCCTCCAGGAACCCTACCGCCACGTCGATGACCTCAGCGACCGCCTTGTGCTTTCTGGCATTTCCATGTGGAGCTCCCCCAACTTTTAGCCAACGCCATCACCCGTCTAGCCATCTTCGAATGGGCCATGAGGATGAAAAGCTGTGAGGGATGAGCGGAGCTTTTTGCCGCCATCCATGAAGCAAACTACCAGCCGAAGCCTCGGATGGAGAGCAGGGAGACGAAGACCCTCAACTTCGGCAGCGTGAATTTTCAGCTCCGACGGGAGTACCAGGGCGCCTTTCCAGCGAGGGCCATCAATGAAAGGTGATACATGGGCGGTTGAAAGGTTGGTTCTACTATGATGGGGGCTCTTGGTCCTCTCTCCGCTCCACCAGTCGGAACATCATTATGTCCGGACCCCGGCGGTGGATATACCCGTAGCTTAGTTGGCCTTGAGGGCGGCGCTCggaggatgagcatgcgtgacctcgcaGAGCACATCTAGCCCCTCCGAACGGATTGGGACCACACCTTCGAGCAAGGTGAGGTGGGCGAGCCAAACGCGTACTCCGGGCCCACCGTCAACTTTGGAGAGTCCTCTCCATTGTCTAGCTTCGAATCCACGAATGTGAGACGTCTTTTTCTTTCAGGGAATTGTCTCACGCTGGAACAAGCGGCCGAGATTGTGGAAAAATTCCTAGGTCAGCTCTGTTGCGGAGCGTGACCAACATATGGAGCTGCCTGGGAGCTGGGAGCGACACAACCGCATCTGTTCCCACCTCGGAATGGCAGCTCCGGCATGGCCAGACCCAGTAGTCTGGGGCCAACGAAAAGCGAGGGCACCTAACCTTTGGCATCGCGGCCTCCGCAATTCCTGCGATCCCACTCCGAGCTTGAACCCCATCTGGCCTCGTGGGCTCGTGCGCAAGCTCGACGGTTGAGTCATCTGAAGCCGAATCAGATGGAGCAAAGCGTCGAAGGCTTGCCGCGGAAGCCAGGGCCACAGGCAACGTAACGGAGTAGGCTCGGTCCGGAGGCAATGACCTTGGGAGGGCTCTGGCCTCTCCAGACCCGGCCAGCCACAGCCAGATTGGAAGGGCTGAAGCCTCCACTATGCAGCGTGGGAAATTGCCAAGGATGTCACAAGCTCCGTTACCACGATGATCGGTGGCATGGTTAAGGCATTGTTCGCCCCCCTATCTCGCTGCTCTGGTGCCAAGGATCCTGACTTCCGTGTTTTCCTAGTGTTCAAGTGCCGCTGAAACAAACTCAACCTCAACCTCTGCTGTCAAGATCTCGGCGCCCCTAGAGAACCTGACGACTCCTCCGGAGGTGCCCACGATAGCCGCTCCAGAGACCACAGCTTTGCCGTCTCGAGGCGTCGTGCTGGATCACAACCTGGCTCTCGTGGCTGGTGCAGGGCAGGGGGGTTGCACCCTCCGTGGTGGTCGCCTTTGCACTCCTTGAGAGGGGCTTGAGCTTCGAAGCCCTATCTCAAGACGACTTCGCTCTCCGCCTGGAGGTGTTGAGCGCCTTTGCCTCAACATCATCTCTCCTTAGGAGTGAGAAGATTGAAATATCTCTGGCTCAGAAGCCCCTAGGGGAGGTGGCGGCAAGTCTAGATGTGGCAGCCTGGCAAGTATGTTCTATAGGGAGGCGTTTCTAGCTCTGATTTTTGGTCTATTGTTTTATCTCTCCTCTTCTGTGCTTTGCAACAACTACTCCTAACGAAGGCGCTAGGCTGCTCGCAGCACCGGGCCCTCACGGTGTCCCAAGACACTGCTTGGGAGGAAGCGGCAGGCCTCCAACGCACCCTAGAGGAGGCCGTGAAGCGAGTGGAGTCTTCGAAGGGTTGTTTGCAGGAAGAGGCAACACGCAGGGAGCGTGCGGAAGCCGCAGCCCGGGAGGCTATCGACGCCCGCTGGGTTGTGGAGTCATCAACAAGGCCATCACGGGATGCGTGGCTGCGAAAggcgaagcccgggacctccagATCGCGGTGGCTATGGCTCAACAAGAGCGAAGGGAGGTACAGGCAACGAAGGATGGGCTACGCGCGGAGCGCCAAGGGCTGCCCGAGCGCGCGACGAAGGCGGCCCGTGCCATTGAGAGTGCTCTGGGCGGCCTCGGGGCTAAGGGCCCATCATTGCCCTCCGACCCTAGGGTCCTAGCCTCGACGCTTCGTTGGCTCCAGTCCGCAGCATGGGTGACGACCAGCGCTGTCGAGGCCTATGCTAGCTCTAGCGTTCCAGCTGGCGCTGCTGCACCGAGTA comes from the Phragmites australis chromosome 22, lpPhrAust1.1, whole genome shotgun sequence genome and includes:
- the LOC133904443 gene encoding uncharacterized protein LOC133904443; translated protein: MDDGTNPTPPPSAAAQHQQLQRQLFLMQQAQVQAQGHPQQLSQQAMSRFPSNIDAHLRPLGSLRFHQPQPQPQPQPQPQKPHPQGPSPSPSQSQASPPPQQQAQAPAARGLSPEVEMALQDAMRVCNPDIKTPFQSLEDAVSRLLPYHVVADYEAEEDDRILDSDTTGQIPSRLQQWDHNILVKIAEFTTTFEKQVLAYNIMTKKRAIGEFRSEERLMLEQALLQEEKQATMELRAEMEKAGREAAESKMRIAMAKHACAEAQAHSDMINHGPIRASAAASQGEDGPSHGMAQEQGEDGWANAQRDDEDPSEDFLNDENEPENGNSDEQEDWRRSRELDLNSR